AGTTCGCCACCAACACCTCCATCGGTCGGCTGACGCTCAACATGCTCTTTAGCTTCGCCCAGTTCGAACGGGAGATCATCTCCGAGCGGACAAGTGACAAAATGTCTGCGGCCCGGCGAAAGGGGAAATGGATCGGCGGCATCCCGGTTCTGGGATATGACATTGATCCCGCGGGTGGGCGACTGGTGGTGAACGAGGATGAGGCCGCGAGGGTTCGTGCGATCTTTGATCTTTATCTGGAGAAGGAATCGCTGCTTGAGACCGTGCGGGAGTTGAACCGGCGGCGGTGTACGACGAAGCGATGGACCACGAAGAAGGGCCAGGAGCGTGGTGGTGTGCCATTCGAAAAGGGCAATTTCTCCCGCATGATCACCAACATGATTTACATCGGCAACATTCAGCATCGCGGATCGGTCTATCCGGGTGAGCATGAGGCGATTATCGACGAGAAGGTCTGGCAACGGGTGCAAAGGATTCTCGGTCGCAATGGCACCGCTGGCGGACGTGTTTCTCGGAACAAGTACAACGCTCTGTTGCGGGGGATCCTCTGGTGTTCGCCCTGCGAGACCGCGATGTACCACACCTATACGAACAAAGGTGATCGGAGATATCGTTATTATGTCTGCGGTCAGGCTCAGAAGAATGGGCGGGACAGCTGCCCAACGAAATCCATCCCCGCGGGCGAGATCGAGCGGTTCGTGGTCGAGCAGATTAAGGGCATCGGAGCCGATCCGAAGCTCCAGGAAAAAGTGTTGGAAACGATCCGGGCAAATGTAAAGGGGCAACTCGATGAACTCGACCGCGAGCGGCGGACAATCGCCAAGGACCTGAAGCGGGGTCCACCGAGGTCAAACGACTTGTGGGCTCGGCTGCCAATGCCCGACGTCAGGAATCAGCAATAGCCAAGCTCGGGGATCTTCAGGAGCGCATCGAGGCCGCTGAGGGGCGACTCGGTGAGATCAATAAGCGAAAGGCCGAGCTGGAGAGTAGCCGGGTTGACGAGAAAGAAATGAATGATGCCCTGGAGAGTTTCGTACCTATATGGGACACCCTCTCACCACGGGAGCAAGCCCGGGTCGTCCAACTTCTCGTGGAGCGGGTGGCCTACGACGGGGAGACGCTCGCCATCACGTTTCGACCGACGGGGATCAAAGCGCT
The nucleotide sequence above comes from Candidatus Eisenbacteria bacterium. Encoded proteins:
- a CDS encoding recombinase family protein → FATNTSIGRLTLNMLFSFAQFEREIISERTSDKMSAARRKGKWIGGIPVLGYDIDPAGGRLVVNEDEAARVRAIFDLYLEKESLLETVRELNRRRCTTKRWTTKKGQERGGVPFEKGNFSRMITNMIYIGNIQHRGSVYPGEHEAIIDEKVWQRVQRILGRNGTAGGRVSRNKYNALLRGILWCSPCETAMYHTYTNKGDRRYRYYVCGQAQKNGRDSCPTKSIPAGEIERFVVEQIKGIGADPKLQEKVLETIRANVKGQLDELDRERRTIAKDLKRGPPRSNDLWARLPMPDVRNQQ